Proteins co-encoded in one Oreochromis aureus strain Israel breed Guangdong linkage group 3, ZZ_aureus, whole genome shotgun sequence genomic window:
- the LOC116316378 gene encoding cytochrome P450 2J6-like isoform X3: MVTKAVDFAGRPQDLFVNDFTKSKGVILVDYGSNWREHRRFSLMTLRNFGLGKNSMEDRIHEEIKYIVRTLEDSVGKTMSPQVMFHNAASNIICQVLFSTRYEYDDALIKQIVQCFTENIKMANGPWAMLYDTFPIIRNLPLPFQKAFENIETLKKIAIGLINEHKKTRVPGEPRDFIDCYLDELEKRSNDGSSFSEEKLIMNALDLHLAGTDTTSNTLLTAFLYLMNYPHIQERCQQEIDDVLGGKYRASFEDRHKMPYTQAVIHEIQRVANTVPLSVFHCTTKDTELMGYSIPKGTMIIENLTSVLSEEGQWKFPHEFNPENFLDDKGEFVKPEAFMPFSAGPRVCLGEGLARMELFLMMVTLLRKFKFIWPEDAGEPDFTPVFGATLTPSPYRMKVQLRTAH; this comes from the exons GAGTAATTTTGGTCGATTATGGCTCTAATTGGAGGGAACATCGTCGCTTTTCTTTGATGACTTTGAGGAACTTTGGTCTGGGGAAGAACTCGATGGAGGACAGGATTCATGAAGAGATAAAATACATCGTTAGAACCTTGGAAGACAGTGTTG GTAAAACCATGAGTCCTCAAGTTATGTTTCACAATGCGGCTTCCAACATCATCTGCCAGGTCCTGTTTTCTACACGCTACGAGTATGATGATGCGCTAATCAAACAGATTGTTCAGTGCTTCACTGAGAATATCAAGATGGCCAATGGACCGTGGGCTATG CTCTATGACACTTTCCCCATAATTCGTAACCTGCCACTGCCCTTCCAAAAGGCCTTTGAGAATATAGAG actTTAAAGAAAATTGCAATTGGTTTGATCAATGAGCACAAGAAGaccagagtacctggagagcCACGAGATTTTATTGACTGCTATCTGGATGAACTGGAGAAG CGAAGCAATGATGGGTCTTCATTCTCAGAGGAGAAGCTCATTATGAATGCTTTAGATCTTCACCTTGCTGGGACTGACACCACCTCCAACACCCTCCTTACTGCTTTCCTTTACCTTATGAACTACCCACACATACAAG AAAGATGTCAGCAGGAGATAGACGACGTGTTGGGAGGGAAGTATCGGGCCAGTTTTGAGGACAGACACAAGATGCCTTACACACAG GCTGTGATTCACGAGATACAGAGAGTTGCCAACACTGTTCCTCTCAGTGTCTTCCACTGCACCACTAAAGACACAGAGCTGATGGGCTATTCCATTCCCAAG GGAACAATGATCATCGAGAATCTGACCTCAGTGCTCAGCGAGGAGGGACAGTGGAAATTCCCTCATGAATTCAACCCTGAAAACTTCCTTGATGACAAAGGAGAGTTTGTTAAACCAGAGGCCTTCATGCCTTTCTCTGCAG GTCCTCGGGTGTGTCTCGGGGAGGGTCTGGCTCGTATGGAGCTCTTCCTCATGATGGTGACTCTGCTGAGGAAGTTCAAGTTCATCTGGCCCGAGGACGCAGGAGAACCAGACTTCACTCCAGTCTTTGGAGCCACTTTGACTCCCAGCCCTTATCGCATGAAGGTCCAACTCAGGACCGCGCACTGA